A genome region from Nicotiana tabacum cultivar K326 chromosome 13, ASM71507v2, whole genome shotgun sequence includes the following:
- the LOC142168175 gene encoding uncharacterized protein LOC142168175, which produces MHGFIMTEDSELLDVICDGPFFPTKTSGDPAVTIPKTRKEFNDADRKSIEKNFRAKKILVCGIGPDEYNRISAFQSAKEIWEALQTAHEGTTRVKQSKIDMLTTEYELFRMKDDESIQDMHTRFTSIINELYSLRKIIPRNKLVRKILSVLPSSWESKVNAITEEKDL; this is translated from the coding sequence ATGCATGGCTTCATTATGACTGAAGACTCAGAGCTCTTGGACGTCATCTGCGATGGACCCTTCTTCCCCACAAAAACCAGTGGCGACCCAGCTGTAACAATCCCCAAAACAAGAAAGGAGTTCAATGATGCTGACCGAAAATCCATAGAAaagaattttcgtgcaaagaaaattcttgtttgTGGTATTGGTCCTGATGAATATAATAGGATATCGGCATTCCAATCAGCTAAAGAAATTTGGGAAGCCCTCCAAACAGCTCATGAAGGAACAACACGGGTCAAGCAATCAAAGATTGACATGCTTACAACTGAAtatgagctcttcaggatgaaagATGATGAATCCATCCAGGATATGCATACTCGGTTCACTTCTATCATCAATGAGCTATACTCTCTAAGAAAAATCATTCCAAGAAACAAACTCGTCAGAAAAATACTCAGTGTTTTGCCCAGTTCCTGGGAAAGCAAAGTGAATGCTATTACAGAGGAAAAGGACTTGTAG